ccaTTACTTAGAAACCTTGTTATCTCCTTTCCCTATcttcttaaatatataaatataaccttcAGACAATTAATCATATGTCCAGCAGCAAAGCCAACAATTTCTAGCAGGCATTTCTTCCATCTTCTTTCAAccagggaaaaaaaaaaaaaggaaaagaaaaaacatggCAACTACACCATGACATTTCCTGACATGGAAAACATTGATGGAAACACCCGCCTCTCCTTATCTGACCTTCTAGTCTGTAATAAAGTCCAAGGAACTGAATCCAACAATACTTTTCTTGATTAATTCAATTATCAAGATCACTTCTTTGAGTATTCTGCTGCAAGTCCATACGTTCGTCGGAAACTCATTACTGTACAGCAGATAGCTTCATTTTTAGTGGTatcatcatatatatatatcctgcAAAACTACTATTATTTCACCTGTTGATCAGGAGGATGATCAAAGAAAATCAGCTCGAATGTTAAATAGAAACAAGATTATTTCATACTCATCCCCTAGTATGACAGGcatgaaaaatgaagttttcaTTGGGTTGGTAAAGATTCCTACAAAAATGAAGCTGAGTTAGTGACATAAAGGGAAAGGTAGAGCCGCCGACCATCGCCTCCCATGTTTCCGGCAGTGATGGACGATGAAACACCATCTGCCAATGGAGGTAGCCGGAAGGGTCAGCCCGTTCTTGTACCGTTGAGGTGTAAAACGCAACTTCGTAGCGGGTTGCGCCTAAAGCTTATTTTGGTTGCTTTCAGCTAGGGAGGTGACTAAATTTTGAagtatgaatttctttttcgaATTTCATTTCCTccaaatttattgataaatagaaCTCATAGAAGTAACTTCTAAAATGTGAGATTGCTGAACCCACCAACACCAATTTTTTAGGGAGCTCAGTAACAGGATTTAGCCATGGTCAATGTGGTTAGCCACAATATAATCCGTGTCATATTTGTGAGGCTAAAGTTCATGTTTTGCATTGAGACAGAAGTTAAGAATTTTACACGCATTGTTATTAgctattttatctttttagttcctattttttcaaatttagaaTGTTCATTatggaaaaatttgaaagaaaaaaactacaaaaaaaaattacagttAATTGCCGTTTTATAGTTTTTCCGAATTGTGAaaaccatttttttattttaataaaaaaaaaagtaagaatgaatattttgttaaaaacCATTTTACACAACGACAAGTAGCCTTGCTTACTTGTAGAATTAATTAAGCTGATAACCAGGGGCTTCAGTTGGGGAATGACTTGGCTACTTTTGGCGTAGCACATTCAATTATTGAATGAGTAATTCATACTTCTACATTTGCTTTCTCTTCATGAAGCAAGGTTCAATTGATTATAATCTAGTGgcaaataacctcgtaaaattattattgtgCAACAAGAAATTTGATAAGGACTTTAGCAAAATTGATGTAGACattgtttggttgaaattcaCAATTTATCtgtgaatttaaaatttatatattttaaataaagtgaaaattaatttagtattgtACATAATCAAATATGTGTAGAATTTGATATggctaaactaaattctatcaaattaggtaGAATTTCATATTAGTAATTCAATGTATTTCAtaacacaaaaatatttttttcaattttatcatttttattttattttctagatcattatcctttttttaaatgaaatgaatttttttttaattttcaactaaacaataaaataaattctagcAATCTCCCTTATGTTAACTGCCTTAGCAATTTGGCTTTCACCTTCATTTGTTTTTCTGTTTATCGAACCAAGACTTGGTTGAATTCTCCTACTTTACCCGCGAACAATAAGAGGTGATGGAACTTTTTTGGTGCAaaaccttttatttatttatcagttTCTTCTTCTAGTTGTTTCATCTCCACTTTATCATTAGAATTCACCTTTTTGCAAGATTCAGTTCTTTGATTAGAAATCTTTAATGAATGAGTTTAATTCTTGTGTAAATTCCTTGTTTCTTCTCATGGCAGAAATTTGTTGTCCAATATGTTTATTCATAACTGtagttttcaaattttttaaaaatttgtatagTCATATACATATAGACatccttttgtttttcctatccaattatttttttatatatatatatggttattctttcttttacgtctcatttttctttctttagtttatttaattatatatatagcgatttttttctttatcaagattattccttaatttttttaatcatatattttgtgaattaATCAAAGAATCTAAAagaatagaaatataaattgtctttaaattttacatttagtttttattttaactataaaattttaatatattttattttaatcatttaactTTAATTGTGTTTCGATTTTGTTgctttacaaataaaatattacgtggcaaaaataactaataaaaaagtaattaaaagaaaaatgcagaatgtcaatttcttaattgttattaaaattaaggttgaataattcaaataaaataaattaaaattttatggtcaaaataaaacatagatattttttgaatgactatttatattattatctgaatttttaaatataaaacaattaagaattagaagtgttaatataataaaaaaaattgtaaaatagaaaaagattaaaagaattataaaatagaaataagtTGAGAATAATCTGTTAATAGGAAGTCAAATAAATACGAAAAAGTTAAAATCCTTCTTCAAAGTgggaaatcaaattaaatatgaaaactttttgaataaaaattttcaaagtttctaaaaataaataaaaataaaaataaataataaacaacaccttttaaaatttttgacacgtatttatatattttcaaaaagtttgaatattcaaaatgTATCTATCATGGAAACataatctattttaaaattttcatataaaattagaaaaatcatATCTCGCAAATCTAAAAAAACTTACTAATTATCAAAGAAACTCATCCTCCGTAAAAGGATTCATCAAATTTAGCCTCCAAGAAGGCATCTTCATCGCTAAAGAAAACTGGGAGTTTAAGTCGTTGCTCCTCAAATAACTCAAAACATAGGTATGATAAGGTGTTCATTGAATTGGCTAAGATTCCAACTATATTGGAGCTAATTGATATAACGGAAAGGCGAAGTCCGGGAGCTCCACCTCCTTTGTTCGCATGGATGATAGAGGTGCCGAGATGGGTTATTTGCTTTTGCTGAGACCTTAATGGTGCATCTCTCTCATTTCCAGTGTATTGCCTAGAAGCTTCTTTGGTTGCTTTCTGATAGGTCGACCCTGCATTGACTAGCTAGGATTATTTAGAACTGTAAACGAACCAACTCTCTCGTGAGCTATTTCGGAATTCGACTCGGTAAAAGCTCATCCAAGCTCGTTAATAAAGATTCGTTAGTGTTAACAAACCAAGCTCAAATTTGTCAATACTCGGCTCATTAGCTCGCGAACTAGCTCGTTTACAGACATGATGAAATAAactatattgttaaataaatcaataaaattaaatattaataaataaattttaatgagtCAAACTAAAAGTAAGTTCGAGTTCGAGTCAagtttataattattgaattcgAGTTTGGTTCGAGTTCATGCAAAATAATAACGAAccaagtttaaatttattaaaatttgactcGACTCGGTTTGTTTACAGCCCTaggattatttttaatgttccACCAAAAATGATTTCTAAGTGATCGCTCAAAGTGACCAAAATTTAATATGGCTACGAAAAATAGCAATCACATTAAGTGATTTCTAAATAGCGACCACGTATTATAGTTGTCATTTTGTCCGTGCtcactaattaaaaataatagaaaactagAAGagacaaaatataatttactcaTTATAGTTGCTATATGTTAGCTATGTTATTGctaatttctatataattgTTTTGGTTTCCATATGGTAGGAGAGTAGTCACTAAGTGGTAGTTAAATAGCTGCTACTACCTATATGTGGTTATAATTAacacttttatattatttttaatgagtttttatatatatttatatcaagcatataattcatatatataatattttgtatttgatatataaaaattaatttatgtatattgtAAGCAACTtggtaatataaaataattttctacgTTCagtgataaaatttatagtataattttaaaatatcaaatggAAATTATATACTCCATATAAagagatttaaattatttttattaattattaatttaattaatttaaatataattaatagatatctattaatcaaaataaatttaattagttaatattatttaaatacttcAAACGATAagtagtttaaattttatatacatatcaTGTAAGTATTAGTATAAATAATCGTATgtaaagtaatttaatttaattaataataataataataataataatatcagaTAGTTACAAAGAGTTGAAGATAGATACAAATACTGTTAAATGAATATCAATACAACTAATATACAATTTTGCAATTTATCCTCGTCGCTTTATTGAGTGGTTGACAAAGAAATTGTCGTTTAATGCTTAACCAATAATCGAAAGAGCTACACAAACTCTTGAATGTAGATTAACTATACATCTCATAAAAATAACAGACGCGTGCTCATTAACTtctgttttcattttctttttctctttgtcTACACATTGAGATGTTCCTCTAATTCAACAGAGATCTACAGAGTTTTCTTGCACAggtaaaaggaaaaacaattttggatttttatttttggtttccTATACATTCGgccaatttttttcttttcttgtctGTCTCATTCTTTATCACTCTATTTTGTCCGTTGCTTTTCTGGGGTTTGTTTTCAAATTTGAAACTTGGAACTTtggttttatgttcttttttttgttgaagaTCTTGCTATTTTGGCATGTGGGTTGTTTTGTATTTTGCTTGTTTTATTTGAGTAATTTGGTTAAAAGtttcattttttgttttgtttaggAATGTATTTTGTTTCTATACGTAGTACTCAATTCTTAATTGCTTGTGTATTTGCTTTTGATagatctaatattttaattttcacttcTCTTCCCTTAAAGTTTCCAACTTTGGTTGTTTTAACACATTTTGTAGTTAAATGACTTGGGTTCTTTGTTTCTTCTGCTTTGTGGTTTGGCCTCTGTAATTTCATTGACAACTTTCCTTGTGTTCTATTTTGATGTGTAATTTGAGATTGTGGTCAGTTAAAAATTACTTTACAATGAATTGAGCACTTGAACCTGTAAATATCTCtgtattaattttacttttttctctATGATTTTATCTCACTTTGTTTTTTGGTTTATATCCCAAGCAGGATGAGCGATTAAGAAATGGGGAAAAAAGGGGTTGGTTCTCTGCTTTCAGGAAAGCTCTCAGACCTAAGGTTTGTGTAACTTTTAACATTGTATCACCAATATGTGTTATGTACCTTTGACTCTTTCAATTTTGTTGATAATGTAAAATCTAAAGTTGGATTCCTTGTTTGTCTAACTAGAAATCCAAATCAAAGAAGCAAGAGAAGGATCCAGATCCAGTTGTTTCTTCATATGAAGAAACTGCATTAGCTGCTTCTGtgcctcctcctcctcctccacctCGCCCTGCAGTAGATGTTAAATTAACTGAAGCTGAGAGTGAGCAGAGCAAGCATGCGTACTCTGTGGCACTTGCCACCGCTGTGGCTGCTGAGGCAGCTGTTGCTGCTGCCCAAGCTGCTGCTGAGGTTGTTCGGCTTACTAGTACGGCACGTTACTCTGGAAAATCAAGAGAGGAAGTAGCAGCTATTAAGATTCAAACGGCATTTAGAGGATACTTGGTGCATTCCATTTTACTTTCCTTTCCACTGAACGATGACGTTAGCTAATTGAAAGGCACCGAGCATCACGTAATTGGTCTTTTTAAAATAGGAAAATATTCTAAAtgaagaatataataataaaataaattaaatagaccatcttatataattattaaatagtaGTTAACGAAGAgatgtaattcttttatttaaatatttttaataatagattaattcattaaaatataaaaagatttataagaaaattattaaaaaaacaaatttaaaattttgttttcatatatataatataatataaatatagatatttaaaactTCACgacaaaatttatttagaatgaaGTAAATGAAGATATTTTCAAGTTGAAAAGAACTTGTAataaactttataattttctgaaaaaaaaggaattctACAAGAGATCTATTCAATTTTGAATATAGAGTCCATTGATAAACAAGTCTTAACTACTGATTGAAATCACAAATCTTAAAGTCAACGTAGGAAACCGTAATCATAATTGATAAAGAATATGGTTGGTGAAATCCACGATCCATCCTCCGCCACCTCACTATCAAACCACGTGTTCGCATCTACTCTTCTCATCACCTTTCCTATTACCCGCCTTTAATTCCATCTCCTTAGGTAACTGTAAAACTGCTTCTGTTTCCTAGTCCTAGTCCTTAACCAACTCCTcctctataaatatacactgCAATCCTTTCCCTTTCATTCCCAtctttgaaattattaatcaaCAATGTCTCCTCTTTCAGCTACTCACATTGTCATCGAAGCCGTCTCTTTCCCGCCGGCGGTCAAGCCTCCTGCCTCTGATAAAACCCTCTTCCTTGCTGGCGCAGGTTTATGGTTAATTATTATCAACCTTTTATTGATCCCTTTTGATGCTGTTGCTTGTTAAATTAATGATTTGGGTTTTTGTTATTAGGGGTTAGAGGATTGGAGATCGAAGGGAAGTTCGTTAAGTTTACTGCGATTGGGGTGTATTTAGAGGATGACGCTGTGCCTTTGTTGGCTGTGAAGTGGAAGGGCAAGACTGCTCAGGAGCTCACGGATTCTGTTGAGTTCTTCAGAGAAATTGTCACAGGTAAAATTTACTTTGATAccttgttttctattttaagctgtttattattttactttgtgATTGTTGCTATGGTAATGGATTGACAGAGAACCCACTCCATGATTCTAGGAAACTATTTTATTCTTTCCCATTCAAATTGTACAGCttattcaaatattcaacatatCAGTTCTGttgcaacctcttccttaGAATAGGCAATTCTGTTGTACAAAATCTGTATAAATAGTCCAGCAATATGCTAATGGGAACAATTATTCGCGACTGCTTGATTCAGAGGTTTGATGCAGTTGACAGTTGTTTCTCACTGAATAACTATATTAAAGCTTTTGATAAAAAGctgcaaataaaaaataactcttCGAGAGTATTTAGTTTAGAGGTTTGAGAGTGTTTGGTTCGGAGATTTGATGCAACCGATTGCTATTTCATTTCTCAAGCTAGTTGCTGATTGTATCATCTCTATTTTCAATCAGCTGCtggttgtaattttattttagagctttttcTTATCGGCTGATagctgatttgattttttatttatttagacattattatccttattaacttattaatgataatttattttaaattgatctcatataattaaaactttatattttaaaataaataattattattttaaaattatttttaatagttaaataattataaaatttaaaattatagtatttaaaattagaaatttttattagtagaatttaaatttaaatttttatttttaaaagaaattttataaatatttttaataataaatacaattgaacttaaaaaaattaactataaattttttaattattataaattatttttattaatttatattattaaatataatataataaaataaaatatatttaatatatactatcAATAaccactaataaaattttattaaataatttaatttatcagttaTTGAATATCTGACACCAGTTGTAATAATAATCAGCTGTACCAAACCAAATAGGCTCACTGTTGATCCCCAACTACCCCGTCATCTCAATAATTTATTGCTTATCATGGGGCTGAACTATTTTCTTTCCATATTGTATATGCAAATATTCTTAATGGAATACACCTAAGATTGATCTCCGAAGgtataagaaataaaacatagttcaatttatttattttaaattgatagtAGGTTTCTCATTGAAAGTCAGAGTCTGTCTTAATTAGTACTACGTATATTGACTTGGTAGTTATTAATCATTTGTTCTGTCTCATTAGAAACAAAAGTTATATCTGCGAGGCCTATTAGAAGGCACAGCTTGAAATTAACAAAAGCTCAAATTGTGGGAACAAGGTTTCTGAGTTGTTAAATGTTGTTGCAACAGTTTTAATATGAATTTTCTAAAATGTTTCACGAACAATTACTAAaatcatcttcatcatctgTCTCTGAAGGTCCATATGAGAAGTTCATCCGAGTAACAATGATCTTGCCTTTAAGTGGTCAACAGTACTCGGAGAAAGTTGCAGAAAATTGTGTTGCAATTTGGAAATCTTTCGGAATTTACACTGATGCAGAAGCTAAAGCTATTGATAAATTCTTAGAAAtcttcaaagaagaaaattttccTCCTGGTTCCTCTATTCTTTTCACACAATTGCCTCATGGATCGGTTGCGGTAAGTAATTTAGGAACTGCACCATCTGAACATTGCATACAGTAACCTTTCAAGTCTGATCATTCTTTAAATTAAGCCTTTGCtgatatttctaatattctgTATCCTTGCTGATTACAGATAAGCTTTTCAAAAGATGGGTCAATCCCAGAAGTTGAGAATGGACTGATAGAGAACAAATTACTTTCAGAGGCAATCCTGGAGTCGATTATAGGTAAGCATGGTGTTTCTCCTGCAGCAAGACAGAGTGTAGCTGCAAGGTTAGCATACTTGTTTGAAAAAAGTACTCAAACAGATAAGTTGGATAGTACTACTTCTAGTTAAAAGCTGTAAAAGGTTGCTAAGAAGTTGAGATGTTATTGTAGTAGTGGAGAGAAATAAACTGTGGGAGAAGGAAGAGGCTATGTTAAACCTTGTCCCATTTATAATAGATAAAAggtttttatttgtaaaattcTGGTTTGGGTTAAGGGAAGGGATGATTCCAAAAAGGGATTTGCATGCTTTATAATGGAAGTAATGAAATCGTGTGAATCTGGAATTGGCACCCCAATCTAACCTAAAGTTGATGTAATTTGTCaccttttttttaagaaaaaaaattggatttcattaataaggaacaaatatatttctttttccaagcTTAGCtcattgaaaaagaaaaaccgtTGTGAGGAAAACCGAATGGCGCAGTTGAATGTGcctaaagaaaattacattaaatctaaaataaaaagaag
The nucleotide sequence above comes from Ricinus communis isolate WT05 ecotype wild-type chromosome 6, ASM1957865v1, whole genome shotgun sequence. Encoded proteins:
- the LOC8264259 gene encoding chalcone--flavanone isomerase, which gives rise to MSPLSATHIVIEAVSFPPAVKPPASDKTLFLAGAGVRGLEIEGKFVKFTAIGVYLEDDAVPLLAVKWKGKTAQELTDSVEFFREIVTGPYEKFIRVTMILPLSGQQYSEKVAENCVAIWKSFGIYTDAEAKAIDKFLEIFKEENFPPGSSILFTQLPHGSVAISFSKDGSIPEVENGLIENKLLSEAILESIIGKHGVSPAARQSVAARLAYLFEKSTQTDKLDSTTSS